In Sneathia sanguinegens, one genomic interval encodes:
- a CDS encoding undecaprenyl-diphosphate phosphatase: protein MFLQIIKVLILSFIEGLTEFIPVSSTGHMILIEHFLKLSTNKNFVNSFEIIIQLGAILSVVIYFRKKIFPINICLWTKIIIAMLPAAVIGVLADDFIDAHLFNVYVVVAMLIIYGVILIFLEKITKNKKIENLTQISYKKAFIIGLFQCLAMIPGTSRSAATIMGAMLMGISRIAATEFSFFLAIPTMLGATALKLLKIKSMGAMELSLIALGFVLSFIFAYIFIAIFMDYIKKHNFKIFGYYRIILGIIVAIILVR, encoded by the coding sequence ATGTTTTTACAAATAATAAAAGTATTGATTTTAAGCTTTATAGAAGGATTAACAGAATTTATACCTGTTAGTAGTACAGGGCATATGATATTAATAGAACATTTTTTGAAATTATCAACTAATAAAAATTTTGTTAATTCTTTTGAAATAATTATACAACTAGGTGCTATTTTATCCGTAGTAATATATTTCAGAAAAAAAATATTTCCTATAAATATTTGTTTGTGGACAAAGATAATAATAGCAATGTTGCCTGCAGCTGTAATAGGAGTTTTAGCAGACGACTTTATAGATGCTCATTTATTCAATGTATATGTTGTGGTAGCAATGCTAATAATTTATGGAGTAATTTTAATATTTTTGGAAAAAATTACAAAGAATAAAAAAATTGAAAATTTAACACAAATTTCATATAAAAAAGCATTTATTATAGGTTTATTTCAATGTTTAGCAATGATACCTGGAACTTCAAGATCTGCTGCTACTATAATGGGAGCAATGTTAATGGGAATTTCAAGAATAGCAGCAACTGAGTTTTCATTCTTCTTGGCAATTCCAACAATGTTAGGTGCGACTGCTTTAAAATTATTGAAAATTAAAAGTATGGGAGCAATGGAATTATCATTAATAGCCTTAGGTTTTGTTCTTTCCTTTATATTTGCCTATATATTCATTGCTATATTTATGGATTATATAAAAAAGCACAATTTTAAAATATTTGGATATTATAGAATAATTCTTGGAATAATTGTTGCAATAATATTAGTTAGATAG
- a CDS encoding ABC transporter permease produces the protein MKKLKYILFLIPIIFLRNPYTISDSKILLAPSFRNILGTDNLGRDIYTRLLIGTCNTLLIVLISIVLASLLGILLGAISGYYSGTLDNIIQMFIEIILSIPSILIAISVIVIIGVGYKALILAIMLMYLPSITNYSRGLFIKEKDKEYIIAAKTYGVKSFRIITRHILPNIAKYIFLNFEINFSKAILTEAGLGFLGIGIDPSIPTLGNMLNSSQTYFLTAPWFPLFPGLTIIYIVYLVNNFSLKKGKKHGRIRN, from the coding sequence ATGAAAAAATTAAAATACATACTTTTTCTTATTCCAATAATTTTTTTAAGAAATCCTTATACAATATCTGATAGTAAAATTTTATTAGCACCAAGTTTTAGAAATATATTAGGTACAGATAATTTAGGAAGAGATATTTATACGAGATTATTAATAGGAACTTGTAATACACTTTTGATAGTTTTAATATCTATTGTACTTGCTAGTCTTTTAGGGATTTTATTAGGAGCAATATCTGGGTATTATTCAGGAACCTTAGATAATATCATTCAAATGTTTATAGAAATAATATTATCTATACCTTCAATTTTAATAGCAATTTCAGTGATTGTTATAATAGGAGTAGGGTATAAGGCACTAATTTTGGCAATAATGTTAATGTATTTACCTTCAATAACAAATTATTCAAGAGGACTTTTTATTAAAGAAAAAGATAAGGAATATATAATAGCTGCAAAGACATATGGAGTTAAAAGTTTTAGGATAATAACAAGGCATATATTACCTAATATTGCAAAATACATATTTTTGAACTTTGAAATTAATTTTTCAAAGGCAATTTTAACTGAAGCAGGACTTGGTTTTTTAGGTATAGGAATAGATCCTTCTATACCAACACTAGGAAATATGCTAAATAGCTCTCAAACATATTTTTTAACAGCTCCTTGGTTTCCACTATTTCCTGGTCTGACTATAATATACATAGTCTATTTGGTTAATAATTTTAGTTTGAAAAAAGGAAAAAAACATGGAAGAATTAGAAATTGA
- a CDS encoding ABC transporter permease: MYYLKKIIKGIFSIYIITTISFFLISIIPGNPATVILGVDASQDRIDAFIRNFGLDKPLGIRYVLWLKKVLHGDMGISLKLQIPVKELILDKLPITILTSLITLLIIFIVSIPLSFYLNKIKDEKIIKRWNKILALTISIPSFWLAILIIYVFSVVLKVAQLSYDDSIFSLFIPCLIISLSKIGQLTYNLKKNLYHETREEYIKYLYSNGMKLKYLNMYVLKNAILPVIPLIGLMLIDLITGVVIIEQIFAIPGIGRLLLLSVYTRDIPLLQGLIIYTSTAVIAINVVIDILYGLLDKRIVLGDKK; the protein is encoded by the coding sequence ATGTATTATCTAAAAAAAATAATAAAGGGAATATTCAGTATTTATATAATAACAACAATATCATTTTTTTTGATATCGATAATACCAGGCAATCCTGCAACAGTAATTCTGGGTGTTGACGCTTCTCAAGATAGGATAGATGCATTTATAAGAAACTTTGGTTTAGATAAACCATTGGGAATAAGATATGTTCTGTGGTTAAAAAAAGTTTTACATGGTGATATGGGTATATCATTAAAATTACAAATACCTGTAAAAGAATTGATTTTAGATAAATTACCCATAACAATATTAACCAGTCTTATAACTTTGCTTATAATCTTTATAGTGTCTATACCTTTATCTTTTTATTTAAATAAAATAAAAGATGAAAAAATAATAAAAAGATGGAATAAAATTTTGGCACTAACTATATCTATACCTTCATTTTGGTTAGCTATTTTAATAATTTATGTATTCAGTGTAGTTTTAAAAGTGGCTCAATTAAGTTATGATGATAGTATTTTTTCTCTATTTATTCCTTGTCTAATAATTTCATTATCAAAAATAGGACAATTAACATATAATTTGAAAAAAAATTTATATCACGAAACTAGAGAAGAATATATAAAATATCTATATTCAAATGGAATGAAACTTAAATATCTTAATATGTATGTTTTAAAAAATGCAATTTTACCAGTGATACCATTAATAGGTCTAATGTTAATTGACTTAATAACAGGAGTTGTAATTATAGAACAAATTTTTGCTATACCGGGTATAGGAAGATTATTGCTACTTTCTGTATATACAAGGGATATTCCTTTATTACAAGGCTTAATAATTTATACTTCAACAGCTGTAATTGCCATTAATGTAGTCATAGATATACTTTATGGACTTTTAGACAAGAGAATAGTGCTAGGTGATAAAAAATGA
- the murD gene encoding UDP-N-acetylmuramoyl-L-alanine--D-glutamate ligase codes for MKYIVFGLGISGKGAIQLLEKKKLEYIVVDDKLGISSEEAKKLTAKTDIVIKSPGISWKNTYLQYCLENKIKIISEIDLALKYINPNTKIIAVTGTNGKTTVVTKIYELLKYVGYKASLGGNEGHSLAKIVADGKDQDFVVLEMSSYQLENKPTIKPYIALVTNLTPDHLLRYDSVDEYYNTKMNIFSNQDEKDYAIINQEDKEFKRIFKGTRAKIVAMNANKDFLNFDTVLKGKHNIQNMLNIVTVAKILNIDESKIKEFLQKTKPLEHRMEVFFKVKNTSFINDSKGTNVESTLFAIDAYKNKKLYLICGGQDKKIDNSKLFEAIYKYCNFVYLIGENAHLYEEDFKKNSYKNYINLNNLENVVKYIKEKVDLDEEKYILLSPATASFDQYKSFEKRGEHFKELVKKYFGGINE; via the coding sequence ATGAAGTATATAGTATTTGGTTTAGGAATTAGTGGTAAGGGAGCAATACAATTATTAGAAAAAAAGAAATTAGAATATATAGTTGTAGATGATAAATTAGGAATAAGTAGTGAAGAAGCAAAAAAATTAACAGCTAAGACTGATATTGTGATTAAAAGTCCCGGTATTTCATGGAAAAATACCTATTTACAATATTGTTTAGAAAATAAAATTAAGATTATATCTGAAATAGATCTAGCATTAAAATATATAAATCCGAATACAAAAATTATAGCAGTTACTGGTACAAATGGTAAAACAACAGTGGTTACTAAAATATATGAATTACTAAAATATGTAGGATATAAAGCAAGTTTGGGTGGAAATGAAGGACATTCATTAGCTAAAATTGTAGCAGATGGAAAAGATCAAGACTTTGTTGTGTTAGAGATGAGCAGTTATCAATTAGAAAATAAACCTACAATAAAGCCATATATTGCCTTGGTAACTAATTTAACACCAGACCATTTATTAAGATATGATAGTGTAGACGAATACTATAATACAAAGATGAATATATTTTCAAATCAAGATGAAAAAGATTATGCTATTATAAATCAAGAAGATAAAGAATTTAAAAGAATATTTAAAGGAACTCGTGCAAAAATAGTTGCAATGAATGCTAATAAGGACTTTTTAAACTTTGATACAGTATTAAAGGGAAAACATAATATTCAAAATATGTTAAATATTGTAACTGTAGCTAAGATATTAAATATAGATGAAAGTAAAATAAAAGAATTTTTACAAAAAACTAAACCTTTGGAACATAGAATGGAAGTATTTTTTAAGGTTAAAAATACTAGTTTCATAAATGATTCTAAGGGAACAAATGTAGAATCAACACTTTTTGCAATAGATGCATACAAGAATAAAAAGCTTTATTTAATTTGTGGAGGACAGGATAAAAAAATAGATAACTCAAAATTATTTGAAGCTATATATAAATATTGCAATTTTGTCTATTTGATAGGAGAAAATGCACACTTATATGAGGAAGATTTTAAGAAAAATTCATATAAAAACTATATTAATCTAAATAATTTAGAAAATGTGGTTAAATATATAAAAGAAAAAGTTGATTTAGATGAAGAAAAATATATACTTTTAAGTCCTGCTACAGCAAGTTTTGATCAATATAAAAGTTTTGAAAAAAGAGGAGAACATTTTAAAGAATTAGTTAAAAAATATTTTGGAGGAATAAATGAATGA
- the murG gene encoding undecaprenyldiphospho-muramoylpentapeptide beta-N-acetylglucosaminyltransferase — protein MKRIALTTGGTGGHIYPALALAKEMRKKGYEVIFIGTSHRMEKEIVPKEKFKFYGLDILPFSSIKAVIKGIKAVFEIKKILKNEKIDTVVGFGNYISIPTILSAKLLGLNIYLQEQNIVMGKANKYCLPFAKKIFLAFGQSLEQIKNKKKCVVTGNPLRQEFYNITKEDAREILGIPKKNKVVLVMGGSLGAKVLNEAIIANIEYINKKKDFNLYWSTGESLYKESMLRIKDFKNIIVMPYFENVYEIMAASDLVICRSGASTISELLQLEKPAIFIPYDFVGQKENAEMLEYANAAKSYSNEEAKNAVKEALALCEQQEMLDFMKGNIKELNPGNAINNILKEMEDDAK, from the coding sequence ATGAAAAGGATAGCATTAACTACTGGAGGTACTGGAGGACATATTTATCCAGCACTTGCACTTGCTAAAGAAATGAGAAAAAAAGGTTATGAAGTAATCTTTATAGGAACTTCACATAGAATGGAAAAAGAAATAGTTCCTAAAGAAAAATTTAAATTTTATGGCTTAGATATTTTACCATTTAGTAGTATTAAAGCAGTAATTAAAGGTATAAAGGCTGTATTTGAAATTAAAAAAATTTTGAAAAATGAAAAAATTGATACAGTAGTAGGTTTTGGAAACTATATTTCTATACCTACAATACTTTCAGCAAAGTTACTAGGTTTAAATATTTATTTACAAGAACAAAATATAGTTATGGGAAAGGCAAATAAATATTGTTTACCTTTTGCTAAAAAAATATTTTTGGCTTTTGGTCAAAGTCTTGAACAAATAAAGAATAAGAAAAAATGTGTAGTAACAGGGAACCCTTTAAGACAAGAATTCTATAATATCACAAAAGAGGATGCAAGAGAAATTTTAGGTATACCTAAAAAAAATAAGGTAGTTTTAGTTATGGGTGGAAGTTTGGGAGCAAAAGTCCTTAATGAAGCTATTATAGCTAATATTGAATATATAAATAAAAAGAAAGATTTTAATTTATATTGGTCTACAGGTGAGAGCCTATATAAAGAAAGTATGCTTAGAATAAAGGATTTTAAAAATATAATAGTGATGCCATATTTTGAAAATGTTTATGAAATAATGGCAGCATCAGATTTAGTAATTTGTAGATCTGGAGCTTCAACAATATCAGAGCTATTACAATTAGAAAAACCAGCAATATTTATACCTTATGATTTTGTTGGGCAAAAAGAAAATGCAGAAATGCTAGAATATGCAAATGCTGCAAAAAGTTATTCAAATGAAGAAGCCAAAAATGCTGTAAAGGAAGCTTTAGCTCTTTGTGAACAACAAGAAATGCTTGATTTTATGAAAGGGAATATAAAAGAGTTGAATCCTGGAAATGCAATAAATAATATATTAAAAGAAATGGAAGATGATGCAAAGTGA
- a CDS encoding FtsW/RodA/SpoVE family cell cycle protein, producing the protein MNDIEKRKRKILICLFLLTLIGLIFVGSLSQPDAEYNSGNKLKYFYAYIAYIVIGVGMGSITYVFNFIVEIVVKNKFKRIIISGLFGVIIVGLSIWVLWKGVSINGATRWIRIGSFTIQPSELMKPLVIYIFATLFSETKLLIDWGIITFKEETKLLIGWGIITFFVVGIVVLQKSKTSAIQLALISYLMLCICSKVKEIKKFIFGAVGLFGGIIGIMIIKDYSTNRLNNFLNGSSVQVNAAILAIKSGGIFGRGIGNGLQKYFYLPEAHNDYVFASICEEGGLIFAALIIIIFVVLIFNMLVIAFKMKESFNKYLIYGVIFSILNQAILNIGINLNCLPSTGITLPFISYGGSSYVSNMICMGLLFSAINIAQAKKGMYQ; encoded by the coding sequence ATGAATGATATAGAAAAAAGAAAAAGGAAAATATTAATTTGCTTATTTCTTCTAACACTTATTGGCTTGATATTTGTTGGTAGTTTATCGCAACCAGATGCAGAGTACAATAGTGGAAATAAATTAAAATATTTTTATGCATATATTGCCTACATAGTTATAGGAGTAGGTATGGGTAGTATAACTTATGTTTTTAATTTTATTGTTGAAATTGTTGTAAAAAATAAATTTAAAAGAATTATTATATCAGGTCTATTTGGAGTTATTATAGTAGGTTTATCAATTTGGGTTTTATGGAAGGGAGTCAGTATTAACGGAGCAACTAGATGGATAAGAATTGGAAGCTTTACTATACAGCCTTCTGAATTAATGAAACCTTTAGTAATATATATTTTTGCTACCCTATTTTCTGAAACAAAATTATTAATAGATTGGGGCATTATTACTTTTAAGGAAGAAACAAAATTATTAATAGGTTGGGGCATTATTACTTTTTTTGTAGTTGGTATTGTAGTTTTACAAAAATCAAAGACTTCGGCTATTCAATTGGCTCTAATATCTTATCTTATGCTTTGTATTTGCAGTAAGGTGAAAGAAATAAAAAAATTTATATTTGGAGCTGTAGGTCTATTCGGCGGTATAATTGGTATAATGATTATAAAAGATTATAGTACAAATAGGTTGAATAATTTTTTAAATGGTAGCTCTGTTCAAGTAAATGCTGCTATTTTAGCAATAAAAAGTGGTGGTATTTTTGGTCGAGGTATAGGAAATGGACTTCAAAAATATTTCTATTTACCAGAAGCACATAATGACTATGTATTTGCTTCAATTTGCGAAGAAGGGGGCTTGATATTTGCTGCATTAATAATAATAATATTTGTAGTTTTAATATTTAATATGTTAGTAATAGCATTTAAAATGAAAGAATCTTTTAATAAATATTTGATTTATGGGGTTATATTTTCAATATTAAATCAAGCAATTTTAAATATTGGAATTAATCTTAATTGCCTACCATCAACAGGAATTACTTTACCCTTTATAAGTTATGGAGGAAGTTCTTATGTTTCTAATATGATTTGTATGGGTTTACTGTTTTCGGCAATAAATATAGCCCAAGCTAAGAAAGGAATGTATCAATGA
- the mraY gene encoding phospho-N-acetylmuramoyl-pentapeptide-transferase → MLYFIQLFFINNLSILRIFKSIAIRGAVAFFISLFIMLIFGQTFINYLRKKKMGDTIREEGPSTHFSKAGTPTMGGIMIIFSIIVSMLISGNFTNKFTIFLVLMTILFTTIGAYDDYLKLTKSKNGLSGRKKLIGQLIMTLITYIFIYHFGLVNKTIDFAIINPFIKLSYLYIGPIVFLIFMAIVILGSSNAVNLTDGLDGLVSGPIMIVSIIFLMVSYFTGHKELAQYLNIYYIEGAGEIAVYLSSVIGAVIGFLWYNFYPAQVFMGDTGSLTLGGILGMIAIFVKQELLLPIAGFVFIMEALSVIIQVGYYKKYKKRIFRMAPIHHHFEMGGLAETKVTIRFWIVTIITCIIAFMILKIR, encoded by the coding sequence GTGCTATATTTTATACAACTTTTTTTCATAAATAATCTATCAATATTAAGAATATTTAAATCAATAGCAATAAGAGGAGCAGTAGCATTTTTTATCTCCCTTTTTATAATGCTGATTTTCGGACAAACATTTATTAATTATTTAAGAAAGAAAAAGATGGGTGATACCATTAGAGAAGAAGGACCTAGTACACATTTTAGTAAGGCTGGAACTCCAACAATGGGTGGTATAATGATAATTTTTTCAATAATAGTATCAATGTTAATAAGTGGGAATTTTACAAATAAATTTACAATCTTTTTGGTACTTATGACAATTCTATTTACTACAATAGGAGCTTATGATGATTATTTGAAGTTAACAAAGAGTAAAAATGGTTTATCAGGTAGAAAAAAACTTATAGGTCAATTGATTATGACTCTTATAACATATATCTTTATATATCATTTTGGTTTAGTTAATAAGACAATAGATTTTGCTATTATAAATCCCTTTATTAAATTATCATATTTGTACATAGGGCCTATAGTTTTCTTGATATTTATGGCAATTGTAATATTAGGTTCATCAAATGCAGTTAATTTGACAGATGGTTTAGATGGCTTAGTTAGTGGACCTATAATGATAGTTAGTATAATATTTTTAATGGTTTCATATTTTACAGGCCATAAAGAATTAGCACAGTATCTAAATATTTACTATATTGAAGGAGCTGGTGAAATAGCAGTATATTTATCTTCTGTAATAGGTGCAGTTATTGGCTTTCTTTGGTATAATTTTTATCCAGCTCAAGTATTTATGGGAGATACAGGTTCTCTAACCTTGGGTGGAATACTTGGAATGATAGCTATATTTGTAAAACAAGAGTTATTACTACCAATAGCAGGTTTTGTATTTATTATGGAAGCTTTGTCTGTAATTATACAAGTTGGATATTATAAGAAATATAAGAAAAGAATTTTTAGAATGGCACCAATACATCACCATTTTGAAATGGGAGGTCTAGCAGAAACTAAGGTAACTATTAGATTCTGGATAGTTACTATAATTACATGTATAATAGCATTTATGATACTTAAAATTAGATAG
- a CDS encoding Mbeg1-like protein produces the protein MKTIFDYLKNNNDELKETNFTAVDALILARISYLPLQHLLKKDEKKPLIELFEILTCFRDEFFVVEDDRKFVNFLLKNKRFSKCMLSYCVNEVDTTDCMQFGAVLIDIGFAKYVSFKGTDRSLVGIKEDLDMSYKEIPAQKKALKYLENILAKTEGKFIVGGHSKGGNMAIYSCIYLDPEDKKRIIKIYNFDGPGFLQTVLDEEGYIEILDKIETILPTSAFIGLLLERKEKVKIVNSDSFFVMQHDIYSWEVKGKDFAYLKSLTNISKTMNKSIDIWLKEISKEERMEFIDKLYALAKEKKIKNIKELDLRLVSKLFNTVIKNIKFR, from the coding sequence ATGAAAACGATTTTTGATTATTTAAAAAATAATAATGATGAATTAAAAGAAACTAATTTTACAGCAGTAGATGCTTTAATTTTAGCTAGAATTTCTTATTTACCATTACAACATCTATTGAAAAAAGATGAAAAAAAGCCTTTAATTGAGCTTTTTGAAATATTAACTTGTTTTAGAGATGAATTTTTTGTTGTAGAAGATGACAGAAAATTTGTCAATTTTTTACTAAAAAATAAAAGATTTTCTAAATGTATGCTAAGTTACTGCGTAAATGAAGTAGATACTACTGATTGCATGCAATTTGGAGCAGTTTTAATAGACATAGGTTTTGCAAAATATGTGTCATTTAAAGGCACAGATAGGAGCTTAGTAGGTATAAAAGAAGACTTAGATATGTCATATAAGGAAATTCCAGCTCAAAAAAAAGCTTTGAAATATTTGGAAAATATTTTAGCAAAGACAGAAGGTAAATTCATTGTAGGTGGACATTCAAAAGGTGGAAATATGGCTATTTATTCTTGCATTTACTTAGATCCTGAGGATAAGAAAAGAATAATAAAAATATATAATTTTGATGGACCAGGTTTTTTACAAACAGTGCTAGATGAAGAAGGGTATATAGAAATATTAGATAAAATAGAAACAATTTTACCAACTTCAGCTTTTATAGGTTTGCTTTTAGAAAGAAAAGAAAAAGTAAAAATAGTTAATAGTGATAGTTTCTTTGTAATGCAACATGATATTTATTCATGGGAAGTTAAGGGAAAAGATTTTGCCTATTTGAAATCATTGACTAATATAAGTAAAACAATGAATAAGTCTATAGATATTTGGCTAAAAGAAATAAGCAAAGAAGAAAGAATGGAATTTATAGATAAACTATATGCTTTGGCTAAAGAAAAAAAGATAAAGAATATAAAAGAATTAGATTTAAGATTAGTATCAAAATTATTTAATACAGTTATAAAAAATATAAAATTTAGATAG
- a CDS encoding UDP-N-acetylmuramoyl-tripeptide--D-alanyl-D-alanine ligase: MKKSEIFQELLESNFNFSGTVCIDSRLLKKGDIFFAIRKGNAYVESAIQKGCYPIYDEGEYIQGKKVDDTVAYMQKLASEYRNRLKATVIGITGSNGKTTVKDVVAYLLENSYKTEGNHNNLIGEPLTILNCPIEAKYLVLEMGMSAINEIDRLASIAKPDYSIITNIGDSHLEFLKTHENVFRAKCEIIPHTKKSVVVSGEDKYLKTLDMKNIIKVKLGEYKISDYGSEFIFSNIKYKTNLYGRHNALDICLALALLKEMNEKIDKKKIENLKITDMRFQIIEKNAKTYINDAYNAAPKSMESSLLTLNEIFKDKKKYLVLGDMLELGENEIKYHEDLAKVLDKINYEKVYLYGPLMKHLKAKNCVYVADKKQIKDELDKLSNIIVFLKGSRGMRLEEIIGDDD, from the coding sequence ATGAAAAAAAGCGAGATATTTCAAGAACTTCTTGAAAGTAATTTTAATTTTAGTGGAACAGTATGTATAGATTCAAGATTACTAAAAAAAGGAGATATATTTTTTGCAATAAGAAAGGGTAATGCTTATGTAGAAAGTGCAATACAAAAAGGTTGCTATCCAATTTATGATGAGGGCGAATATATACAAGGTAAAAAAGTTGATGACACAGTAGCATATATGCAAAAGTTAGCTAGTGAATATAGAAATAGATTGAAAGCAACAGTTATAGGAATTACAGGTAGTAATGGTAAGACAACTGTTAAAGATGTTGTGGCATATTTACTAGAAAATTCATACAAAACTGAGGGAAATCATAATAATTTAATAGGTGAACCTTTGACTATACTTAATTGCCCAATAGAAGCAAAATATTTAGTTCTTGAAATGGGAATGAGTGCTATTAATGAAATAGATAGGCTAGCAAGTATAGCAAAGCCTGATTATAGTATAATAACAAATATAGGGGATTCACATTTAGAATTTTTAAAGACTCATGAAAATGTATTTCGTGCAAAATGTGAAATAATACCACACACAAAAAAAAGTGTAGTTGTTAGTGGAGAAGATAAGTATTTAAAGACTTTAGATATGAAAAATATTATAAAAGTAAAACTTGGAGAGTATAAAATAAGTGACTATGGTTCAGAATTTATTTTTTCTAATATAAAATATAAGACTAATTTATATGGTAGACATAATGCTTTAGATATTTGTTTGGCATTGGCACTTCTTAAAGAAATGAATGAAAAAATTGATAAGAAAAAAATAGAAAATTTAAAAATAACAGATATGCGATTTCAGATAATAGAAAAAAATGCTAAAACATATATTAATGATGCGTACAATGCTGCACCTAAATCAATGGAAAGTTCTCTTTTAACACTTAATGAAATATTCAAAGATAAGAAAAAATATTTAGTTCTAGGGGATATGTTGGAATTAGGTGAAAATGAAATTAAATATCATGAAGATTTAGCAAAAGTATTAGATAAAATAAATTATGAGAAAGTATATCTTTATGGACCTTTAATGAAACATCTTAAAGCAAAAAATTGTGTTTATGTAGCTGATAAAAAACAAATAAAAGACGAACTTGATAAATTAAGCAATATAATTGTATTTTTAAAGGGGTCAAGAGGTATGAGATTAGAAGAAATAATAGGAGATGATGATTAG
- a CDS encoding ATP-binding cassette domain-containing protein yields the protein MEELEIENLNVTIDSEHLLKNICIKINKNEVVGILGESGSGKTLTTKFMLNILPEKAIVSYDKYIKNTSIGAIFQNAFIVFNPTIKLGRQLKHLYKSHYNTLKGFDEKIEEIFKQVGLDKKDFLKKYSFECSGGERQRLAIAGALIGNPGILIADEVTTALDTDTKNEVLNLLNKIREKTSIIYISHEVNTMRNFVDRIYVVYKGEIIEENSTKEIFENPKQEYTKKLVELANKYSDDLN from the coding sequence ATGGAAGAATTAGAAATTGAAAATTTGAATGTTACAATAGATTCAGAACATTTACTTAAAAATATTTGTATAAAGATTAATAAAAATGAAGTTGTAGGAATATTGGGAGAATCTGGTAGTGGAAAAACACTAACAACAAAATTTATGTTAAATATTTTACCAGAAAAAGCTATTGTAAGTTATGATAAATATATTAAAAATACAAGTATAGGTGCAATATTTCAAAATGCCTTTATAGTTTTTAATCCGACTATTAAACTTGGTAGACAATTGAAACATTTATACAAATCACACTATAATACTTTAAAGGGTTTTGATGAAAAAATAGAAGAAATATTTAAACAAGTTGGCTTAGATAAAAAAGATTTTTTAAAAAAATATTCTTTTGAATGTAGTGGTGGAGAAAGGCAAAGATTAGCTATAGCAGGAGCTTTGATAGGTAATCCTGGTATTTTAATAGCTGATGAAGTGACTACAGCTCTTGATACGGATACCAAAAATGAAGTTCTCAATTTGTTAAATAAGATTAGAGAAAAAACTTCTATCATATATATTTCACATGAAGTTAATACAATGAGAAATTTTGTAGATAGAATTTATGTGGTATATAAGGGTGAAATTATTGAAGAAAATAGTACAAAAGAGATTTTTGAAAATCCAAAACAAGAATATACGAAAAAATTAGTAGAATTAGCTAATAAATATAGCGATGATTTAAATTGA